One window of Hymenobacter canadensis genomic DNA carries:
- the katG gene encoding catalase/peroxidase HPI, which yields MKDMHNLSNDKTNTKTFEMPGKCPFGGDRIGGVEGTPPTLSDWYPNRLKVELLHQNGPQANPLGDDFNYAEAFNSINLEELKNEIKGFLTTSVDWWPSDYNNYGPQMIRMAWHSAGTYRIADGRGGAGEALQRFAPINSWWDNGNTDKSRRLIWPIKQKYGSSLSWADLIVLTGNCALEIMGFPTYGFAGGRQDAWEADNATYWGPEVVHDMSKAKSPDEMVSRDKRWRGRNGDADYDLENPLAASHQALIYVNPEGPYGKGDPAASANDIRVTFTRMAMNNEETVALIAGGHAFGKSHGMVPSDKIGVAPEIAPMEAMGLGWHNPQGKGNAEDTMTNGIEGSWTPNPTQWDNDYLINLFKFEWEQTRSPAGALQWTPVDKSAPKTPDAHIEGQMNDLMMMTTDIALKVDPEYRAVCEKFLNDFDAFTQAFSKAWYKLTHRDMGPRERYLGPEKVNENDLLWQDPIPLADYTIIDAADVADLKKSILATGISVSDLVFTAFSSAVTHRHSDKRGGANGGRLALAPQKDWEINRRTVPVVAALQKVMADFNGTDKDSKGGKQVSLADLIVLGGCAALEKAAADAGVPTEVPFTPGRRDTTQELTDIEMFTWLKPVADGFRNFLDSDFNQIAKHVAPEEMFLDKAQLLSLTSPEWVALTGGLRAMNANYDGSKHGIFTDREGVLTNDFFNVLTSTDYDWKKSDSRGMTFWLKDRTSGENRYSATRADLLFGSNSQLRAVAEVYAGNDGHKRFVKAFVKAWDKVMMLDRYDVKA from the coding sequence ATGAAAGACATGCACAACTTGAGTAACGACAAGACCAACACCAAAACTTTCGAAATGCCCGGTAAGTGTCCCTTCGGTGGCGACCGGATCGGCGGCGTGGAAGGCACACCGCCCACGCTCTCCGACTGGTATCCTAACCGCCTGAAGGTGGAGCTTCTGCACCAGAACGGCCCGCAGGCCAACCCCCTGGGCGACGACTTCAACTACGCCGAAGCCTTCAACTCCATCAACCTGGAGGAGCTGAAAAACGAAATCAAGGGCTTCCTGACGACTTCAGTGGACTGGTGGCCCTCCGACTACAATAACTACGGTCCGCAGATGATTCGCATGGCCTGGCACTCGGCCGGTACCTACCGCATTGCCGACGGCCGCGGCGGCGCCGGCGAGGCCCTGCAGCGCTTCGCCCCCATTAACAGCTGGTGGGACAACGGCAACACCGACAAGTCGCGCCGCCTCATCTGGCCCATCAAGCAGAAGTACGGCAGCTCCCTCTCCTGGGCCGACCTGATTGTGTTGACCGGTAACTGCGCCCTCGAAATCATGGGCTTCCCGACCTACGGCTTCGCCGGCGGCCGCCAGGATGCCTGGGAGGCCGACAACGCTACCTACTGGGGCCCCGAAGTAGTGCACGATATGTCCAAGGCAAAGTCGCCCGACGAGATGGTGAGCCGCGACAAGCGCTGGCGCGGCCGCAACGGCGACGCCGACTACGATCTGGAAAACCCGCTGGCCGCCTCGCACCAGGCCCTTATTTACGTGAACCCCGAAGGCCCCTACGGCAAGGGCGACCCGGCCGCCTCCGCCAACGACATCCGCGTAACCTTCACGCGCATGGCCATGAACAACGAGGAAACCGTGGCCCTGATTGCCGGCGGCCATGCCTTCGGTAAGAGCCACGGCATGGTGCCGTCTGACAAAATTGGCGTGGCGCCCGAAATCGCGCCCATGGAGGCTATGGGCCTGGGCTGGCACAACCCCCAGGGCAAAGGCAACGCCGAAGACACGATGACCAACGGCATCGAAGGCAGCTGGACCCCCAACCCCACGCAGTGGGACAACGACTACCTCATCAACCTGTTCAAGTTTGAGTGGGAGCAGACCCGCAGCCCGGCTGGCGCGCTGCAGTGGACCCCGGTGGACAAAAGCGCCCCCAAAACGCCCGACGCGCACATCGAAGGCCAAATGAACGACCTGATGATGATGACCACGGACATTGCCCTCAAGGTGGACCCCGAGTACCGCGCCGTCTGCGAGAAGTTCCTCAACGACTTCGATGCCTTCACTCAGGCTTTCTCGAAAGCCTGGTACAAGCTTACCCACCGCGACATGGGCCCCCGGGAGCGGTACCTCGGCCCCGAGAAGGTCAACGAAAACGACCTGCTCTGGCAGGATCCCATCCCGCTGGCCGACTACACCATCATCGACGCGGCGGATGTTGCAGACCTGAAGAAGTCCATCCTGGCTACCGGCATTTCTGTGTCGGACCTTGTGTTCACGGCCTTCTCGTCGGCCGTGACGCACCGCCACAGCGACAAGCGCGGCGGCGCCAACGGGGGCCGTCTGGCCCTGGCCCCGCAGAAAGACTGGGAAATCAACCGCCGCACGGTGCCCGTAGTGGCGGCCCTGCAGAAGGTAATGGCCGATTTCAACGGCACCGATAAGGACAGCAAAGGCGGCAAGCAGGTTTCGCTGGCCGACCTCATCGTGCTGGGCGGCTGCGCAGCCCTCGAAAAAGCCGCCGCCGACGCGGGCGTGCCCACCGAAGTACCCTTCACCCCGGGCCGCCGCGACACCACCCAGGAGCTCACCGACATCGAGATGTTCACCTGGCTGAAGCCGGTAGCCGACGGTTTCCGCAACTTCCTCGATAGTGACTTCAACCAGATTGCCAAGCACGTGGCCCCCGAGGAGATGTTCCTCGACAAGGCCCAGCTGCTCTCGCTGACCTCGCCTGAGTGGGTGGCCCTTACGGGCGGCCTGCGCGCCATGAACGCCAACTACGACGGCTCGAAGCACGGCATTTTCACCGACCGTGAAGGCGTGCTCACCAACGACTTCTTCAACGTGCTCACCAGCACGGACTACGACTGGAAGAAGTCGGACTCGCGCGGCATGACCTTCTGGCTGAAGGACCGCACCTCGGGCGAAAACCGCTACTCGGCCACCCGCGCCGACCTGCTGTTCGGCTCGAACAGCCAGCTGCGCGCCGTGGCGGAAGTGTACGCCGGCAACGACGGCCATAAACGCTTCGTGAAGGCGTTTGTGAAGGCCTGGGACAAGGTGATGATGCTTGACCGCTACGACGTGAAAGCATAG
- a CDS encoding beta-1,6-N-acetylglucosaminyltransferase has product MRIAHLILVHQGPAQLARLLQRLAHPQATCFVHLDAKADFADFAHLAGQPGVMFTRARLSVRWGGYSLTEAALAGLAEMLAHPGPAFTYFNVLSGQDYPLRPAADIHRFFEQHPGISFMEYDAPDSPWWQANRSRAEQYHLTEYSFPGRYGVQRLLNAVLPRRRFPLPGYELYGGRMGGWYTLSHECARYVVDFVAARPALRRFARLTWGSDEFLLHTILLNSPLRALIVNNNLRYIDWSGGGASPRTFTLADLPALLATDRLWARKFDPRHDAAVLDALDERVLGVTPAAPAASAPGSLSS; this is encoded by the coding sequence ATGCGTATTGCCCATCTCATTCTGGTTCATCAGGGCCCCGCGCAGCTGGCGCGGCTGCTGCAGCGGCTGGCTCATCCGCAGGCTACCTGCTTCGTGCACCTCGATGCCAAGGCCGATTTCGCCGACTTCGCCCACCTGGCCGGGCAGCCGGGCGTGATGTTCACCCGGGCGCGGCTCAGCGTACGCTGGGGCGGCTACTCGCTCACGGAGGCCGCCCTGGCAGGACTGGCCGAGATGCTGGCCCACCCCGGCCCGGCCTTCACCTACTTCAACGTGCTCAGCGGCCAGGACTACCCGCTGCGCCCGGCCGCCGACATCCACCGGTTTTTCGAGCAGCACCCGGGCATCTCGTTCATGGAGTATGATGCGCCGGACTCGCCCTGGTGGCAGGCCAATCGCAGCCGCGCCGAGCAGTACCACCTCACCGAATATTCGTTTCCCGGCCGCTACGGTGTGCAGCGGCTACTGAACGCGGTGCTGCCGCGCCGCCGGTTTCCGCTGCCCGGCTACGAGCTCTACGGCGGCCGCATGGGCGGCTGGTACACGCTCAGCCACGAGTGCGCCCGCTACGTGGTCGATTTTGTGGCCGCCCGCCCGGCCCTGCGCCGCTTCGCCCGCCTCACCTGGGGCTCCGACGAGTTTCTGCTACACACCATTCTGCTCAACTCGCCGCTGCGGGCCCTCATCGTCAACAACAACCTGCGCTACATCGACTGGAGCGGAGGCGGGGCCAGTCCGCGCACCTTCACCCTGGCCGACCTGCCGGCGCTGCTGGCCACCGACCGCCTCTGGGCCCGCAAGTTCGACCCCCGCCACGATGCCGCCGTGCTCGACGCGCTGGATGAACGGGTTCTGGGCGTGACGCCAGCAGCCCCGGCTGCTTCAGCCCCTGGGAGTCTTTCGAGCTGA
- a CDS encoding PAS domain S-box protein, with translation MLASATPAALKQALHQRDTEIESLRAELAAIKAMLPPGIRDNAAFLKQAQHIFDGMLHTDHQGRIVWANEAFLERFRCTLPQVLGRSVAHLPPDLQPDAAIEATVNGCIARGKEFQVEVPDPRPQDERNWLRLKMLPIISETQTVELFVGLLQDISLKRRAQLALVESEERFHVLAQYAPCVLYRVRHPHASAGPREVLYCSPQLHDRFGIENLEDLRTYIHPDDKSRFLTTLDAGVASHAPVSVEFRLLVPGQPMRWCQTSSLMSGCDEQGIVRSGSLEDVTLRRDAEREARQSSLRAQMAIEGLGVGTWEYHYKTDYVSFSPEGRLMLGYSGHAPGQECRTLAELVHSDDAPAVHAAWKAYHRGDSEFFSCEHRIRCADGDYKWVLNRGIITKRDNEGDKLIFTGIFADISARRKSEAALATTALRLTTTIRKLKRGVLLVDENRKVVLTNEAFCRMFGLGQSPEELIGADYGPIEAQVRAAVQGPLEEGPLADMPELVADRHEVRHNLLRLRNGRLVERDFVPVEENGTDIGFLWKFEDITDSYLAETNLRLREEKYRTIIDNMELGLVEMDLDQRVLYVNSTYCAIIGYSKEELIGQTLPPKLVPPESVSYLDQQLSMRRQGLSNSYQIPLVTKSGETKWVFAGAAPLYDQEHRVAGTIAVGLDITAHKQMEQSLREAMQQAEQSARVKEQFLANMSHEIRTPMNAILGMSQLLAKTSLAPRQSNYLHAISTSAENLLVIINDILDLSKLDSGKMTLEHVGFNVNRLCEQVKKTLLYKAEEKGLSLKVKVSSLVPDVVLGDPHRITQILLNLASNAVKFTEKGEVSIECKVVDFQEGTVKLGFAVRDTGIGIAPEYLQHIFQEFSQEDPSITRQFGGTGLGLNICRSLARLMSSEVVIESVKNQGTDTFFVLTLLMGTIDDLPHRGLVVGTNLQELRGKKILLVEDNEYNRLMAKTFLLNAHMKVTEAENGQVALDCVARNSFDLILMDMQMPVMDGFEATRRLRHDLGLTLPIIALTASAVSGEKERCLAAGMDDYLTKPFYENELLQLLCDWLLQPAAVPGSPNEVAQPALPAALAAPSMIYNLEILQNMSQGDQKFVSSMIQTFIDSTQRTLQGLHAALAVGNLTGLQAAAHMLRPSLRHLQIHTALKLMDQLENWAGPFSYDDLQPLVEAADRILRQVLVEMTAEQQTRRAAGL, from the coding sequence ATGCTTGCTTCTGCTACTCCCGCCGCGCTCAAACAAGCCCTGCACCAGCGCGATACTGAGATTGAATCGTTACGGGCCGAGCTGGCCGCAATAAAAGCCATGCTGCCGCCCGGCATCCGGGACAACGCCGCATTTTTGAAGCAGGCGCAGCACATCTTCGACGGGATGCTGCATACCGACCACCAGGGCCGTATTGTCTGGGCCAACGAGGCCTTTCTGGAGCGCTTCCGTTGTACGCTGCCCCAGGTGCTGGGCCGCTCCGTTGCGCACCTGCCGCCCGACCTGCAGCCGGATGCAGCCATTGAGGCAACAGTGAACGGGTGCATTGCCCGGGGCAAGGAATTTCAGGTGGAGGTACCCGACCCGCGGCCCCAGGATGAACGTAACTGGCTACGGCTCAAAATGCTGCCCATCATCAGTGAAACCCAGACCGTGGAGCTGTTTGTGGGCCTGCTGCAGGATATTTCGCTGAAGCGCCGGGCACAGCTGGCCCTGGTCGAAAGCGAAGAACGGTTTCATGTCCTGGCCCAATATGCGCCGTGCGTGCTCTACCGGGTGCGCCATCCGCACGCGTCGGCGGGCCCACGTGAGGTGCTGTATTGCAGCCCGCAGCTCCACGACCGGTTCGGTATTGAAAACCTGGAAGACCTGCGCACCTACATTCATCCCGATGACAAATCACGCTTTCTTACCACTCTCGATGCAGGCGTAGCCAGCCATGCGCCGGTGAGCGTGGAATTCCGGCTACTAGTACCGGGCCAGCCAATGCGCTGGTGCCAGACCAGTTCGCTAATGTCAGGCTGCGACGAGCAGGGTATCGTGCGTAGCGGTAGCCTGGAAGACGTGACCCTGCGCCGCGACGCCGAGCGCGAGGCCCGCCAAAGCTCCCTGCGCGCCCAAATGGCAATAGAAGGCCTGGGCGTTGGCACTTGGGAATATCACTATAAAACCGACTACGTCAGCTTTTCGCCCGAGGGCAGGCTGATGCTGGGCTATTCGGGCCACGCCCCCGGCCAGGAATGCCGCACCTTGGCCGAGCTTGTGCACTCCGACGATGCTCCCGCCGTGCATGCCGCCTGGAAGGCCTACCACCGCGGCGACAGCGAGTTCTTCAGCTGCGAGCACCGCATCCGCTGCGCCGATGGCGACTACAAGTGGGTGCTGAACCGGGGCATTATCACCAAGCGGGACAACGAGGGGGACAAGCTGATTTTCACGGGCATATTTGCCGATATCTCGGCGCGCAGGAAGAGTGAGGCTGCCCTCGCGACGACGGCCCTGCGCCTGACCACCACCATCAGAAAGCTGAAGCGCGGCGTGCTGCTGGTGGATGAAAACCGCAAGGTGGTGCTGACCAATGAGGCCTTCTGCCGGATGTTTGGGTTGGGGCAGTCCCCCGAAGAGCTCATTGGCGCAGATTACGGCCCGATTGAGGCACAGGTGAGGGCTGCGGTGCAGGGTCCGCTGGAGGAAGGGCCCCTGGCCGACATGCCCGAGCTGGTGGCCGACCGCCACGAGGTACGCCACAACCTGCTGCGCCTGCGCAACGGCCGGCTGGTGGAGCGCGACTTTGTGCCGGTAGAGGAAAACGGCACCGATATCGGTTTTCTGTGGAAATTCGAGGACATCACCGATAGCTACCTGGCCGAAACCAACCTGCGCCTGCGCGAAGAAAAGTACCGTACCATCATCGACAACATGGAGCTGGGCCTGGTGGAAATGGACCTGGACCAGCGCGTGCTCTACGTTAACTCCACCTACTGCGCTATTATCGGCTATTCCAAGGAGGAGCTGATTGGCCAGACCCTGCCCCCGAAGCTAGTACCGCCCGAGAGTGTGTCCTATCTGGACCAGCAGCTCAGCATGCGCCGCCAGGGCCTCAGCAACTCCTACCAGATACCGCTGGTCACCAAATCGGGGGAAACCAAGTGGGTGTTTGCCGGAGCCGCCCCGCTCTACGACCAGGAGCACCGCGTGGCCGGCACCATTGCCGTGGGCCTCGACATCACCGCTCATAAGCAGATGGAGCAGAGTCTGCGCGAAGCCATGCAGCAGGCCGAGCAGTCGGCCCGGGTCAAAGAGCAGTTTCTGGCCAACATGAGCCATGAAATCCGCACGCCCATGAACGCCATTCTGGGCATGAGCCAGCTGCTGGCCAAAACCTCCCTGGCCCCCCGCCAGAGCAACTACCTGCACGCCATCAGCACCTCAGCCGAAAACCTGCTGGTCATCATCAACGATATTCTGGACCTGTCCAAGCTCGACTCGGGCAAGATGACCCTGGAGCACGTCGGCTTCAACGTGAACCGCCTCTGCGAGCAGGTGAAGAAAACGCTGCTCTACAAAGCCGAGGAAAAGGGTCTGTCGCTGAAGGTCAAGGTAAGCTCGCTGGTGCCCGACGTGGTGCTCGGCGACCCGCACCGCATCACCCAGATTCTGCTGAACCTGGCCAGCAACGCCGTAAAGTTCACCGAAAAGGGTGAAGTCAGCATTGAGTGCAAAGTGGTGGATTTCCAGGAAGGCACCGTGAAGCTGGGCTTTGCGGTGCGCGACACGGGCATCGGCATTGCCCCCGAGTACCTGCAGCATATCTTTCAGGAGTTCAGCCAGGAAGACCCCTCCATCACCCGGCAGTTTGGGGGCACGGGCCTGGGCCTGAACATCTGCCGCAGCCTGGCCCGGCTGATGAGCAGCGAAGTCGTTATTGAGAGCGTGAAAAACCAGGGTACCGATACGTTCTTCGTGCTGACCCTGCTCATGGGCACCATCGACGACCTGCCGCACCGGGGCCTGGTGGTCGGCACCAACCTGCAGGAGCTGCGCGGCAAGAAAATCCTGCTCGTGGAAGACAACGAGTACAACCGGCTGATGGCCAAAACCTTCCTGCTGAACGCTCACATGAAGGTGACCGAAGCCGAAAACGGGCAGGTGGCTCTCGACTGCGTGGCGCGGAATTCTTTCGACCTTATCCTGATGGACATGCAGATGCCCGTGATGGATGGCTTCGAGGCCACCCGGCGCCTGCGCCACGACCTGGGCCTGACCCTTCCGATTATTGCCCTCACGGCCTCGGCCGTAAGCGGCGAGAAAGAGCGCTGCCTGGCCGCCGGCATGGACGATTACCTCACCAAACCCTTCTACGAGAACGAGCTGCTGCAGCTGCTCTGCGACTGGCTGCTGCAGCCGGCGGCAGTCCCCGGTTCCCCGAACGAGGTTGCCCAGCCCGCCCTGCCCGCGGCGCTCGCAGCGCCGTCGATGATCTACAACCTGGAGATACTGCAAAACATGTCGCAGGGCGACCAGAAGTTCGTGTCGTCGATGATCCAGACATTTATAGACAGCACCCAACGCACGCTGCAGGGCTTGCACGCGGCCCTGGCCGTGGGCAACCTGACCGGCCTGCAGGCGGCGGCCCACATGCTGCGCCCCAGCCTGCGCCACCTCCAGATTCATACGGCCCTCAAGCTGATGGACCAGCTCGAGAACTGGGCCGGGCCATTTTCCTACGACGACCTGCAGCCGCTGGTGGAGGCCGCCGACCGGATTCTGCGCCAGGTGCTGGTGGAGATGACGGCCGAGCAGCAAACGCGCCGCGCGGCCGGCCTCTAG
- a CDS encoding DUF6691 family protein translates to MKNLKYLVLGVLFGIILTKSEVVSWWRIQEMFRFQSFHMYGVIGSAIVVGMISIQLIKRNHLKTLNGEPITIADKKYSHGTWIGGTIFGLGWALTGACPGPMFAQLGSGVGAAAVLILAALAGTWTYSALRDKLPL, encoded by the coding sequence ATGAAAAATCTCAAATACCTGGTGCTGGGCGTGTTATTTGGCATCATTCTGACCAAAAGCGAAGTGGTGAGCTGGTGGCGCATTCAGGAGATGTTCCGCTTCCAGAGCTTCCACATGTATGGCGTTATCGGCTCGGCCATTGTCGTAGGGATGATTTCCATCCAGCTCATCAAGCGCAACCACCTGAAGACCCTCAACGGCGAGCCCATAACCATCGCCGACAAAAAGTACAGCCACGGCACCTGGATCGGGGGCACCATTTTCGGGCTGGGTTGGGCCCTCACGGGGGCCTGCCCCGGGCCCATGTTCGCCCAGCTGGGCAGCGGCGTGGGCGCGGCGGCGGTGCTGATCCTGGCCGCTTTGGCCGGCACCTGGACCTACAGCGCCCTGCGCGATAAGCTGCCCCTATAG
- a CDS encoding MBL fold metallo-hydrolase — translation MKSSLLTAALAVLALQAPAQTAPAAAPRATPDQIATKKGPLTVQPITHASLVLTWNGKTIYVDPSGGAEAYAGLAAPDVVLITDIHGDHMDAKTLAALPIGKALLLAPKAVAEQLPAEYRAQVRILSNGQRLDTLGMTVSAIPMYNLPETADSRHPKGRGNGYLLSLGGKTVYLSGDTEDVAEMRALKNIDVAFVCMNLPYTMDVNQAAQGVLAFKPGIVYPYHYRGQNGLSDVATFQKQVQAKNKKIDVRLRNWYPAAK, via the coding sequence ATGAAATCATCCCTGCTCACGGCCGCTTTGGCCGTTTTAGCCCTCCAGGCCCCCGCCCAGACTGCCCCGGCCGCCGCGCCCCGCGCGACTCCCGACCAGATTGCCACCAAAAAAGGCCCGCTCACAGTGCAGCCCATCACCCACGCCAGCCTGGTGCTGACCTGGAACGGCAAAACCATCTACGTGGACCCCTCCGGCGGGGCCGAAGCCTACGCCGGCCTGGCAGCACCCGATGTAGTCCTCATCACTGACATCCACGGCGACCACATGGATGCCAAAACCCTGGCCGCCCTGCCCATCGGCAAGGCGCTGCTGCTGGCCCCCAAAGCCGTAGCCGAACAGCTGCCGGCCGAGTACCGGGCGCAGGTCCGCATCCTCAGTAATGGCCAGCGCCTCGACACGTTGGGCATGACGGTTTCGGCCATTCCGATGTACAACCTGCCCGAAACGGCCGACTCCCGTCACCCCAAGGGCCGCGGCAACGGCTACCTCCTAAGCCTGGGCGGCAAAACCGTGTACCTATCCGGCGACACCGAAGACGTTGCCGAAATGCGCGCCCTCAAAAACATCGACGTGGCCTTCGTGTGCATGAACCTGCCCTACACCATGGACGTTAATCAGGCCGCGCAGGGCGTTTTGGCGTTCAAGCCCGGCATCGTGTATCCCTACCACTACCGCGGCCAGAACGGCCTGAGCGACGTGGCCACCTTTCAGAAGCAGGTGCAGGCCAAGAACAAGAAAATCGACGTGCGTCTGCGCAACTGGTACCCGGCGGCGAAGTAA
- a CDS encoding YeeE/YedE family protein, giving the protein MIDLLQQSWPWYVAGPLIGLTVPALLLIGNKALGISSSLRHVCAACVPAGIPFLTYDWRKESWNLWFVLGIALGGFLGYQVLGHPTTVGISAATVRDLHTQMGLTDFSGLLPRELFALENLANWKGWVFLVLGGFLVGFGTRYAGGCTSGHAISGLSNLQWVSLVAVIGFFAGGLLMTWVIYPLMF; this is encoded by the coding sequence ATGATTGACCTGTTGCAACAATCCTGGCCCTGGTACGTGGCCGGGCCCCTGATCGGGCTGACTGTGCCGGCCCTGCTGCTCATCGGCAACAAAGCCCTGGGCATCAGCAGCTCCCTGCGCCACGTGTGCGCGGCCTGCGTGCCGGCCGGCATCCCCTTCCTCACCTACGACTGGCGCAAGGAAAGCTGGAACCTGTGGTTCGTGCTCGGCATTGCCCTGGGCGGCTTTCTGGGCTACCAGGTGCTGGGCCACCCCACCACCGTGGGCATCTCCGCCGCAACCGTGCGCGACCTCCACACCCAGATGGGCCTCACAGACTTCTCCGGCCTGCTGCCCCGGGAGTTGTTTGCGCTGGAGAATCTGGCCAACTGGAAGGGCTGGGTATTTCTGGTACTCGGGGGCTTTCTGGTCGGTTTCGGCACGCGCTACGCCGGCGGCTGCACCTCGGGCCACGCCATTTCGGGCCTCTCGAACCTGCAGTGGGTGTCGCTGGTGGCCGTTATCGGCTTCTTCGCGGGTGGCCTGCTGATGACCTGGGTCATTTACCCGCTCATGTTTTAA